A stretch of the Streptococcus oralis genome encodes the following:
- a CDS encoding MutR family transcriptional regulator yields the protein MEHLGKVFREFRTSGKYSLKEAAGESCSTSQLSRFELGESDLAVSRFFEILDNIHVTIENFMDKARDFQNHEHVALMAQIIPLYYSNNIAGFQKLQREQLEKAKSSTNPLYFELNWILLQGLICQRDAHYTMSQSDLEKVADYLFQTEEWTMYELILFGNLYTFYNVDYVARIGREVMEREDYYKEIGRHRKLVLILALNCYQHCLENRTFADADYFEGNVEKLIGNGIKLYERNIFHYLKGFALYQRDLKEEGCSQMQEAIHIFDVLGLPEQVAYYQEHYEKFVNA from the coding sequence ATGGAACATCTTGGAAAGGTATTTCGTGAATTTCGAACAAGTGGGAAGTACTCCTTAAAAGAGGCGGCAGGTGAATCATGTTCAACCTCTCAGTTATCTCGCTTCGAGCTTGGGGAGTCTGATCTAGCAGTTTCTCGTTTCTTTGAGATTTTGGACAATATTCATGTGACTATTGAAAATTTCATGGACAAGGCTAGAGATTTTCAAAATCATGAACATGTTGCCTTGATGGCACAGATTATTCCGCTTTACTACTCAAATAATATTGCAGGTTTTCAAAAGCTTCAAAGAGAACAACTTGAAAAGGCTAAGAGTTCGACCAATCCCCTCTATTTTGAGCTGAATTGGATTCTGCTACAAGGTCTGATTTGTCAAAGAGATGCTCATTATACGATGAGTCAGAGTGATTTGGAAAAGGTAGCAGATTATCTTTTTCAAACAGAAGAATGGACCATGTATGAGTTGATTCTTTTCGGTAACCTCTATACTTTCTACAATGTGGACTATGTGGCTCGGATTGGCAGAGAAGTTATGGAGCGAGAAGACTACTACAAGGAAATTGGTCGGCATCGTAAACTTGTTTTGATTTTAGCTCTTAACTGTTACCAGCATTGTTTGGAAAACCGTACCTTTGCGGATGCGGACTATTTTGAGGGCAATGTAGAGAAGTTGATTGGAAATGGTATCAAGCTTTATGAGCGTAATATCTTCCATTATCTCAAAGGTTTTGCCCTCTACCAGAGAGACTTGAAAGAAGAGGGTTGTAGTCAGATGCAGGAGGCTATACATATTTTTGATGTGCTTGGACTTCCTGAGCAAGTGGCTTACTATCAGGAACATTATGAAAAATTTGTAAATGCTTAA
- a CDS encoding MFS transporter, producing MNRHAIQLISRGAINKIGNMLYDYGNSVWLASMGTIGQTVLGIYQISELVTSILVNPFGGVISDRFSRRKILMTMDLICGVLCLAISFIRNDSLMIAALIFANIVQAIAFAFSRTANKAIITEVVEKDEIVTYNARLELVLQVVGVSSPVLSFLVLQFASLHMTLVLDAISFFIAFTLVAFLPKKEIQEQEKKTFSWKNIFSDMKEGLGYIWRQQEIFFLLLVASSVNFFFAAFEFLLPFSNHLYGVEGAYASILTMGAIGSIIGALLASRIKASVYNLLILLALTGVGVFMMGLPLPTFLSFSGNLVCELFMTIFNIHFFTQVQTKVEGEYLGRVLSTIFTLAILFMPIAKGFMTVLPSVHLSSFLIIGSGVIILSCFSLIYVRSHFKKEL from the coding sequence ATGAATCGACATGCAATCCAGTTGATTAGTCGTGGTGCTATTAATAAGATAGGAAATATGCTCTATGATTATGGAAACAGTGTTTGGTTGGCATCAATGGGAACGATAGGTCAGACTGTTCTTGGGATTTATCAGATTTCTGAACTCGTCACATCGATTCTGGTCAATCCCTTTGGCGGAGTGATTTCAGACCGCTTTTCGCGTCGCAAAATTTTGATGACGATGGACTTGATTTGTGGCGTTCTTTGCTTAGCTATTTCTTTCATCAGAAATGATAGCTTGATGATTGCTGCCTTGATTTTTGCCAATATTGTTCAGGCGATTGCCTTTGCATTTTCTCGTACAGCCAATAAAGCCATTATAACTGAGGTTGTAGAGAAAGACGAGATTGTGACCTATAATGCTCGCTTAGAGCTCGTTTTGCAAGTTGTAGGTGTTAGCTCCCCTGTACTTTCTTTCCTCGTTTTACAATTTGCCAGTCTCCATATGACGCTCGTTTTAGATGCCATTAGTTTTTTCATCGCATTTACCTTAGTAGCTTTCCTCCCCAAAAAAGAGATTCAGGAACAAGAGAAAAAGACTTTCAGCTGGAAAAATATTTTTTCTGATATGAAGGAAGGACTGGGCTATATTTGGCGCCAGCAAGAGATCTTTTTCCTTTTGTTAGTAGCTTCCAGTGTTAATTTCTTTTTTGCAGCTTTTGAATTTCTTCTCCCTTTTTCAAATCATCTATACGGGGTAGAAGGAGCTTATGCAAGTATTTTGACTATGGGAGCTATTGGTTCGATTATCGGAGCTCTTCTAGCTAGTAGAATAAAGGCAAGTGTTTATAATCTTTTGATTCTATTGGCTTTGACTGGAGTTGGAGTTTTTATGATGGGGTTACCACTGCCAACTTTTCTTTCCTTTTCTGGAAATTTAGTTTGTGAACTGTTTATGACGATTTTTAATATTCACTTTTTTACTCAGGTGCAAACCAAGGTTGAGGGGGAATACTTGGGAAGAGTACTAAGCACCATTTTTACCTTAGCCATCCTATTTATGCCGATTGCAAAAGGCTTTATGACGGTGCTACCAAGTGTCCATCTCTCTTCTTTTCTGATAATTGGAAGTGGGGTTATCATCCTGTCTTGTTTCTCCCTCATTTACGTGCGAAGTCATTTTAAAAAAGAGTTATAA